The following DNA comes from Streptomyces pristinaespiralis.
GGCCGGACGGAGTCGACGGGTGCGCCGGTCCGGACGTCCACGCCCAGGCGTTCGAGGTAGCGGCCCAGCGGCTCCCAGAGGGCCTGCGGGAAGGGGTCGTCGGGCACGTCGAAGAGCAGTCCCTCCGAGGAGCCGAGGAAGTAGATGTGGAACATCAGCAGCAGTTCGGCCGCCGACAGCTCGCGCGGGTCGGAGAAGAAGCTGCGGGAGAACACCTCGAACGCGAGGTGGTGCGCCGCCGGGGGGAAGTTGACCGCCTCGAGGAAGTCGTGGGCGCTGACGGCGTCGTACCGCTCGTACACCTCGGGCACGCGCACGTCGAAGAGCGGGAGAGCGGCCCTCGGCCGCACGGCCGCCAGGTCCCGCCATCCGAAGGTCGGGCTGAGTGCCGCGAACCCGACCGCGCTCCAGGGTGGTGTGCGGGGCACATGGGCGAAGCTGTCGGTGAGGCCGGTGCGATGACGCAAGGGGTAGTCGGGCAGCGGACGGAGGACGGAGAGCGAGGGGTCCGCACGGCGGAGCAGGCCGCGCAGGTTGTAGTACTGGCGGAAGAAGGCGTGGAAACCGCGGCTCATGGTCACCCGGCTGCCGTCCGCGAGCTCGGTCCGCCAGCCGGCGAGACGGCCGCCGAGGCCCGGTCCCCGCTCGTGGAGCGTGACCCTGACGCCTCTTTCCGCCAGGGCCGTCGCGGCCGCCAGACCGGCGATGCCGCCTCCGACGACCGCTGCCCGCGGCGCCGGTCCGTGGACCCGGCGCAGACCCGGCGCCGCCGGCACCACCTGCGCCTTCCGGTCCCGGCCCCGGCGGGGAGCCGCCCCGTCGCGGACGCCCGGGCGGATCACCGGGCACCTGCTTCCCGGCGGCCCTCACCGGATCCGGGGCGACGGCCCAGGAACGTGTGGACGATGCCGGTCTGCCATCCGGGCACCGGCAGCACCCGGGTGGCGCTGAATCCGGCGCCGGTGAGCCGGGCGGCGAAGGCGGGCGCGGTGTCGAACTCCAGGACGCTGCGGTGGAGGTGGCGGTAGAGGCCGCTGTCGCCGGTGACGGTGCCGGCGGGGATGATGACCGCCCGGCACACGGCCGACCAGAGAGCCCGGTGCCCGGCGGACCCGCTCAGGGAGTATTCGTGCACCGCCAGTCTGCCGCCGGGACGCAGAGCCGAGTGGACCGCGGCCAGCACGGCGTCGGGGTCGGCCACGTTACGGAAGAGGTAGCCGGCGAAGACCGCGTCGAACGGCCCCGTGACCCCGGCGGCGGCCAGCCGTTCCACCGGCGTGTGCACGAACGTCACGCCGGCGGGCCAGCGTTTGGCGGCTGCCCGTTCGAGCATCCCCGCCGAGGCGTCGACCGCGGTGATCCGGGCGAGCGGGGCGGCCCGCAGCAGGGCGGCCGTCGAGGCTCCCGTGCCGCAGCCGACGTCGAGGACGTGCCGGCCGGCGCCGCCGTCGGGCAGGCGGAGCCGCCGCGCGGAACGTCCGAGGTCGCGGTGGTACCCGGCGTTGAGACCGACGAGCCGGTCGTACGCCGGGGCGGCATGGTCGAAGGCCGCTGCCAGGTCCGCGTCGCGCATCAGCGTCATCGAGTGCTCTCTTCGCGTGTGAGGGGGAAGGGCTTCTGCGGCAGGAAGGGCAGTTCCGCCGCGGTACGGAGCATGGGGCCGACGGGTGTGGCGAACCCGAGGAGCAGGTCCTCCCACAGCCCGGTCCGGCCGTCGAGGAAACGCAGCACCCGTTCGGCGGGCAGGCGCCGGAACAACCGGGTGAAGAAGTCGGGGCCGTTGACGCGTCCGGTGTCCAGGGCGCGCAGCATCACGGCGTCCATGGCCAGCGCGCGACGCCCGTGGGGCGCCGGCAGCCGGACCTCCTTGCCGTCACGCAGCGCGGCGGCGACGGCCTTGCTCTGCCGCTGGACGGCGGAGAAGGTGTAGCCGGTCGCCGGCCTGGTGGCACCCCCGACGGCGCCGATGCGGTGCACGGCGGCGCCGACCCGCCGGGCGAACCGCGCGTCGGTCATGGGGATGACGCCCGCTTCGACGGAACGCACCTCGAACGGTCCGAGGCGCAGGACGTCCCGGGAGTACTGCTCGAGGGCCGCCTCGTACTCCGGGCGGGACAGCGGGGTCCTGGAGAACTGGGTGTACTCGACGAGCGCGTCCTGCGGGCCGAGCGGGAGTACGTATCCGAAGGCGAGTCCGTGGGCGGGCTGAGGGACCCGGAAGTCCATCAGCTCCACGACCTCGTCGTCGAAGGCCGGGGCCGGGGTGCGGACGAACCAGCCTCTGAAGTGCTGCAGCAGGGTGCTGCGGGCCGGCGGCAGCGAACGGGCGGGCCGGGAGTCGAACAGGTGCCGGCCCCGCAGTGCGATGCGGTCCCCTCCGGCGGTGACGCACAGGGCTTCCGCGCCGCCGGGCACGTTGCGCACCGTCTCCGCCGTCGCCTCCACCAGCCGCACATGAGGAAGAGCGGCCAGCCGCGATCCGACCAGGGCTTCGAAACCGTCCGAGCGGAGCATCCGGTAGCGCAGCGTGTCGAGTTCGCCCTCGACCACCTCGCCGTCCCGGCCGTGGACGCGCAACCGCCGCCAGGACGCGACCAGGGCGTCGTCGAAGTCGCCCGGGCCCTCCTGCCAGAAGCACCAGGTGCGTTCGGGCGGGCGCAGCGACGGCCTCGGCGTGTCCACCAGCGCCACCGAGAGGGGACGGGCGGAGCCGGGAGCCGTCAGCGCGTGCGCGAGCGACAGTCCCGCCGCCCCGCCGCCGACGATCACGACGTCGGTGGCGTCCCCGTGGACGGTGGAGTGCCCGAGACCGGTGGGGTCGCCGGCGTGACTCATGCGCCCTCCTTGTGGAGGACGTCCATTCCGTCGCCCCTCGGGGACACCATGTGCGCCTCGCCCGCCATCGCCTCGACCACCGGGTGCAGTGCTGCCGCGTGCACTGCTGCGTCGAGTCTGCCCGGCGGCGGCGGCGCAGGCGGTGTTCCGGGCACGGTCCGCGTGGCGAAGCGTCAGCCGGC
Coding sequences within:
- a CDS encoding class I SAM-dependent methyltransferase: MTLMRDADLAAAFDHAAPAYDRLVGLNAGYHRDLGRSARRLRLPDGGAGRHVLDVGCGTGASTAALLRAAPLARITAVDASAGMLERAAAKRWPAGVTFVHTPVERLAAAGVTGPFDAVFAGYLFRNVADPDAVLAAVHSALRPGGRLAVHEYSLSGSAGHRALWSAVCRAVIIPAGTVTGDSGLYRHLHRSVLEFDTAPAFAARLTGAGFSATRVLPVPGWQTGIVHTFLGRRPGSGEGRREAGAR
- a CDS encoding lycopene cyclase family protein, yielding MSHAGDPTGLGHSTVHGDATDVVIVGGGAAGLSLAHALTAPGSARPLSVALVDTPRPSLRPPERTWCFWQEGPGDFDDALVASWRRLRVHGRDGEVVEGELDTLRYRMLRSDGFEALVGSRLAALPHVRLVEATAETVRNVPGGAEALCVTAGGDRIALRGRHLFDSRPARSLPPARSTLLQHFRGWFVRTPAPAFDDEVVELMDFRVPQPAHGLAFGYVLPLGPQDALVEYTQFSRTPLSRPEYEAALEQYSRDVLRLGPFEVRSVEAGVIPMTDARFARRVGAAVHRIGAVGGATRPATGYTFSAVQRQSKAVAAALRDGKEVRLPAPHGRRALAMDAVMLRALDTGRVNGPDFFTRLFRRLPAERVLRFLDGRTGLWEDLLLGFATPVGPMLRTAAELPFLPQKPFPLTREESTR
- a CDS encoding FAD-dependent oxidoreductase, which gives rise to MRPGVRDGAAPRRGRDRKAQVVPAAPGLRRVHGPAPRAAVVGGGIAGLAAATALAERGVRVTLHERGPGLGGRLAGWRTELADGSRVTMSRGFHAFFRQYYNLRGLLRRADPSLSVLRPLPDYPLRHRTGLTDSFAHVPRTPPWSAVGFAALSPTFGWRDLAAVRPRAALPLFDVRVPEVYERYDAVSAHDFLEAVNFPPAAHHLAFEVFSRSFFSDPRELSAAELLLMFHIYFLGSSEGLLFDVPDDPFPQALWEPLGRYLERLGVDVRTGAPVDSVRPSGGTALSVDAGGTSTAYDAVVLALDVTGLQRLVEASPGLGDEAWRSGIAAQRTAPPFLVSRLWLDRPVARSRPGFLGTSGFGGLDNVSVLDRWEGEAVRWARRTGGSVVELHGYAVEEPADRHAVERDLLRQLHEVYPETAGARVVDARHEWRADCPLFPVKGYLSRPAVTTPHPALTMAGDLVRTDLPVALMERAATTGFLAANSLLRRWGAAGHPLWTVPRKGRSPVLRGMAARLADGT